From the genome of Gimesia chilikensis:
TGCACGAACTGGCTCCCCTGGCACCAATGGAATGGATCTTTACAGGTGCCACGGAGAACCAGCGTGATCTGATTGCACAGATCAGCGAACAGCATGCACTGCGCGGCTGCGATCCTGACTGTCTGAGTCGTGTGCGAGATCCGTTTTTTTTAGAGACGCTGCTGTCCGAAAATTCGATCCGCATGTCCCCCTGTCGGTCAGTAGAAGCGAAGCCCGCCGATGCGGAAAACTGGCTCCTTAAGCCACTGAATAGTGCTGCCGGCCAGGGAATTCAATTCATGGGCGAGCGTCCTTGGAAGAACACTCCACCTGGCTATTTTTATCTGCAGCGATATCAACCGGGGGCTCCCTTGTCGGCTCTGTATATCGCATTTCCGGAAGCGGTGGTCCTGGTGGGAGTGGCACTGCAGTTCTGTGGAAACCCGGCGCTGGGGGCTGCTGCATTTCAGTTCTGTGGCGGCGTGACGATCTCACCGGTCCCTGACAGTTTACGATCTGATCTCAAAGAACTGGGCACAACTGTCGCCCGGGGTTGTGGGATTCAGGGGCTATTTGGCTGTGATCTGATCGGGAACCCAAACGATGAAGAACCGCTCTGGCTGACCGAGGTCAATCCACGGTATACCGCGTTGACAGAACTGTTCGAACTGCAATATCGAGTGCCGTTAATGGACTGGCACTTAAAGGCCTGTCGCTCGTTCGTGGAGGATTCTGTCGAATGCTTTTCGGCTGGTGAGGCGCAAATGGAACTCAAGCGTGCTGAGCGAGAGCCGCTTCAGCAAATCGCGAAAGGAATCCTCTATGCTCAACGAGACCGATCGGCTCCCGAGATTCGTCTCTCGGGCATTTCAGACGATCTTTATGCGATCCCCGAAAGCGCCGATCTTCCCTATTCCGATACTTTCATCCCTCAAGGGACGCCATTTTGTTCGGTATTTGGATCAGGTAAGAATATCCGGGAAAGTCTGCAGGTCTTAGCGGGCCGGGTCAATAAATATCAAAGGTTGCTGGCACCAGGGGAATCAACGGAAGAATCTGGTGCCGATCCGCTTACCAGCCCAAGAACAGTAAAGGAACCGGAAAATCCATTTTTTTCTGGTTTTTCCACAAGCGTCCCGGGAGGACTTTCGTTTCTTGAAGAATCTCCTGATTGACTATAAAATCGAAATCAATCGCATTCCGCGTTTCGGATTGAGTTTGCAAGGTCTTCCGGGCCGGGTATAGTCGATACTTGCGTGTCTGGTTTTCTCTGAAACGACTCCAGTCTCAGCGTTCAAACAGACGACATAATATTTCACAGATGATCGACCGTTCCGGTTCATCAAGCAGCATGAAGGAAAAAGTCAGGACCGATGGCCAAGTCAACAGACATCAAAATTGTTGAGGCAAAATTTTCAACGGAACAAGTTCCCTTTCGCACGCCCCTGAAATTTGGTGGTCGGGTGATGGACAGCAGCGTGCTGCTGAACGTGGAAGTGATCGTTGAAACACGCTCAGGAAAACAGGGCATCGGAATCGGCAGTATGCCGGCCGGGAACATCTGGGCCTGGCCTTCGAGCGTGGTCAGTCCTGAAGATGCTCTGAAAGCGATGATCGAGTTTCTGGAAGAAGCGGTGGAAATCGCCAACATCTGCCCGGAAATCGCTCATCCCATCGACCTGATGTATCACATTTCCGCTGAATATCACTTCATGGCCAAGAAAATTGCCAAGAAGCTGGGACTGGCGGAAGAGATTCCGGAACTGGCGCAGCTGGTCGCATCCAGCCCCCTGGACGCCGCCATTCACGATGGTTTCGGCCGGGCCAATCATATTAACAGCTACAACGGTCTGTCTGCTGAGTACATGGCGCATGACCTGACCGAATACCTGGACGATCAGTTTGCCGGCGAATACCTGGATCAGTACACGCTCCGCGATCCTAAACCGACTCTGCCGCTGTATCACCTGGTGGGAGCCCTCGATCCGATTACCGAAGCTGACGTTGCCGAGCGGATCGACGATGGCCTGCCGGAAACCCTGGGCGAGTGGATCAAGGCTGACGGTTTGACGCATCTTAAGATCAAACTGTCGGGGGACAATCTGGATTGGGACATCAGCCGTGTGATCGCGGTCGAAAATGAAGCCGCCAAGGCCCAGGCCGAACGCGGTCAGGATACCTGGTGCTACTCGCTCGACTTCAACGAAAAGTGTGAGAACGTCGATTACGTGCTGGACTTCTTGAACAAAGTTCAGGAGCAGTCCCCGGCTGCCTTTGATCGGGTGCAGTACATCGAACAGCCGACCAATCGGGATCTCAAAGCCAACCCCGAAAATAAAATGCACGAAGCCGCCAAGATCAAACCGGTGGTGATCGATGAATCGCTGGTCGACTACGAATCGCTGCTCTTGAGCCGCGATCTGGGTTATTCCGGCGTGGCACTCAAAGCCTGCAAGGGGCAGACCGAATCGCTGTTCCTCGGGGCCGCTGCTCAGAAGTTCGACATGTTCCTCTGCGTGCAGGACCTGACCTGCTGCGGTTATTCGTTCCTGCACTCCGCAAGCCTGGCCGCCCGTATTCCCACGGTTGCGGCGATTGAAGGCAACGGACGGCAGTACTGTCCGGGACCGAACAAGAAGTGGAGCCGCTCCTATCCCGGGATGTTCAAACTCACCGATGGTACCGTAAAGACCGGTGAGCTGAACGGAGACGGGCTGGGCTTCTGAGCTGCTCTCAGCGTAACGCTCGTCTTACCAGGACCGGTTGCGCTGTTGGTACATCTGGAAGTTGAAGACGCCGAACAGTGCGAACATGATTCCCGCGTAGCGCATATGCTGTGAAAAAAAATAAACGGCCAGACCGCCGGCGACGACCATCGATATCTGCAGCGCCAGGATATCGCCCCGGTAACGTTTGACCGACTTGCAGATATCTTCGCAGATGTGTCCGCCATCCAAGGGGAGTACGGGTGCCAGGTTAATCAGCCCCCAGTAGAGGTTGATAAAGATCAGGTCATAAAAGGCGAGGCCTATATACCCTCGCGCCTGTGGGCTGAAGCCGTCCCAGAGGCCGAAGCGGATCGAATAATAGCGGAAGACCCACACGATGCCGAACAGGATGAACCCGGCCATCGGGCCGGCGGCGGAAATGATGATCGAGCGTTGTGTGGTCAGCCCTGAATAAGGCTGATAGACGGCCAGACCGCCGAAATGGTAGAGGATAATCTGGGGAGGCCAGCCGAATATTTTCGCCATGATGGCGTGTCCCAGTTCGTGAACCAGGATCGAGACGAACACGCAGGCGATCCAGATCCAGGTGAATTTCAGATCGTCTGGATTCCAGCCCATGAAGGCAGCTACAACCCAGAACAGTGGATGCACGCGAATGGGAATGCCAAATATGGAAAAACGTAAATCAAATTCTGTGGGAGCGACATTTCCCAGCATCAGCTTCACTTTCTATTGTTGTATTGATCCCGGAATGGAAGTTTCAATCCGGTTTAGAGGACAGCATATCGCCTGGTCAACAGAAATGCACTCCTGCATAGTCCGGACCGGCAGTGGCACTGTAGTCAGGTCCTGAAAACAGGGCAATTGCAGTTTGGAGGTCCAAAATCGGACAATTTGACCGCATTTGCCATGGTTCACACAGTTTAGGGTACAGATTTCCTGCACGAAAAATCAGGGTGAGACCTGAATTCAATGGACTTAACATTGACGCATCTCACGAAAAGGATACGATTTGCAGTCAGATGGGCAGTGGGTCGCACAAGCTCTGACTCTGAATGAATCCTGACCGATTTCTCAGAGCACTGCGGGGATACCCCGCGGGAGAAGAATTGACCAGACTACGACAGGTGAAGTGTCGCAACGAAAGACCATTTTCGTTGCAACACTTCGTCACAGGATGGGTTGTGCGGCCCGCTGGCCATTGTTTTGCGCTGACCCGCTTTTGATCCGCATAGCATTGAACTGACTCCAGGTTATTCGAATGGGCTTATTTGATTTTATTCGCCAGCTCTTCGGGTCCCCTCCCGACCGCTCCGGTCAGGCAGCGGCTCCCGATCCTGTCCCTGAGCCGGCCCCCCACGAACCACCTCAGAAGCGACGCCCCGTCCGTCTGCATCCGCTCCGCTATCCCAAGAGACGACCACGGACTGAGTATAATATTGAAGAAGTCCCGGCGCCCCCCTACGAGTTGGCCCGCTACGGTGCGATGACCGGTCATTATTTTGACATGACCCAGGACACGGATGCAGCGCAGCTGAGCCGTCATGAACTGCCTCAGTTCGCGACACCATTGGAACTGGCCCAGTGGCTGGAAATTCCACTGGGAAAACTCGCCTGGCTGACACATCGTTACAATCACAGCGACGGTCCGGAAGATGTAAAGGAGTCGCACTACACTTATCACTGGTTGCCCAAACGGAACGGGTTTCGGCTGATTGAAGCGCCGCGTCCGTTCATCAAAATGGCACAGCAGCAGATCCAGCAGGAAATCTTGAGCCGGATCCCCATGCACCATAGTGCCCACGGTTTTGTCTCGGGGCATTCCCCCGTGACCAATGCCCGACCGCACGCAGGCAAACGGGTGGTGTTGAAATTCGACCTGGAAAACTTCTATGCGAACGTGAAGTTCTCGCGTGTCGTTTCAATTTTTCGCAGCCTGGGTTACTGCCGGGAAGCTGCCCTCTGGCTGGCGCGTCTGACGACTTCAGCGATTCCGGCGAACCTGCCCTTTCCCGATGGGACGCTGCGGCCGCTGCTACCCTATCTGTCACGTCACCTGCCACAAGGGGCACCGACGTCCCCTGCTCTGGCTAATCTGTCAGCTTACTCACTGGACGTACGGCTGTCGGGACTGGCACGATCCTTTGGAGCCGATTACACACGCTATGCAGACGACCTCACCTTCTCAGGGTCAGAAGCATTTTTGCGTTCGCTGAAGGTGTTTATCCCCCTGGTCCAGCAGGTGATCCGTTCGGAACGCTTTCAGGTTAACTTATCGAAACGGCGGGTGATCAGAAATAATCAGCGACAGACCGTCACGGGCGTTGTTGTGAACGATCACACGAATGTGTCCCGCAAGGAATTTGACCGTCTGAAAGCGATTCTCACGAATTGCATTCGCCAGGGTCCAGAGACGCAAAACCGGGAACAGCATCCTGATTTTGCAAATCATCTGCGGGGCAAAATCGCTCATGTGCAGCAGCTCAACCCGAATCGTGGTCAGCGGTTACTGCATCTCTACGAACAGATTCGCTGGTAAGCGCAACACGCGAATCTGCCTTGTCTCAGTGACGCTTTTTGCGACATAATAGAGGCCCGGTCTCAGTTGCCAATCCGGTTTTTCGAGGCCTTTTTTGATCCCTGCTGAGGATTCGTTCGTTCTGATCAGCAGGGAGACGAATTCATGCTGACGCCCTTCGACCAGATTGGATTTGCTGTGGGTGGATTGATAAGAATCCTGTTCAAAAGCATCAGCCCCTATATGAAAGACCTGCTGAAGCCGGTTACCCGCTTCCTGGTAGGGCTGATTGCTATTCCTATCTTCCACCTATTCATGCATAAAGTGGCTCGGGTTCAGGAAATTGATGAAGAACTCGAGAAAGACCTGGAACAGTGGTTCCGTGGCTCCCTGCTCCTCTTAGCGGCCACAGCAAACATGGAAGCAGCGCTGTTCGGCTGGGTTCCAATGAGTCTACAGGGAACTGAGGGCTGGGTATTGATGGGATTCCGCATCATGCTCGCCATTGGTGTGATCGAAGCGATGCCTGATCAGGAGCTATTCTCGATTATTCACCCCGGACCACCGAAGCTGAAACTCTCAAAAGAATACGGAATCCTGCGTGAACTCAAAGAGAAATGGGCAGCGATCCTCAAAGGGATCCTCTGCCAGCATATCAACCGTTCTTCGCCTGTGTTCGCAATTCTCGCGGCGATCGCCCCGGGAAACGTAGGCTGGGTCTGCTACGGGATGGCAATCACGCAATACCTGATCATCGGCCTGGTGACCTCACGCGATCGCGCGTTGGATGTGCTCTCGGAGTTTGACCGTCAGGTCAACCAGCGGCGACGGGAACTGATAGAAGAATTCGACCTGGATGAATCCGAGGTTGAAGCAGCCGACCGTAAAAACTGCGCTGAGAAACTCGACAGCGAGACAACGCCTGCCGAGGCGGACACCGATCAGTCGAAGGCGTCCGCCTGAGCGACTATTCGTCGTCCTCTTTTTTCTCAGCGGCCTTCTTCTTAGTCGCTTTTTTAGCGGCTTTTTTCTTGGTCGTCTTTTTCTTGGCAGCTGCTTTTTTCGTAGTCTTCTTTGTGGCTGATTTTTTGGTCGCTGTTTTCTTCTTGGTGGCTTTCTTCGCCTTTTTCTTGACGCCCTTCTTAGCGGCTTTGGCTTCCAGCCATTCGACGGCCTGCTCCAGGGTTACGTTTTCGACCTCGTATTCCTTGGGAATCGTGGCATTGATCTTTCCGTGTTTCACGTAAGGTCCGTAACGACCATCGAAGATGGCGACCTGTTCTTCGTCCTCAGGATGTTTGCCCAGATCGCGAATCGGAGTCGGGGCACTGCGCCGGCGGGCCTGCTTGAGCAGTTCGACCGCACGATCCAGTTCGATGGTCAGCACGTCGTCATCTTTGGTCAAAGACTTATAGACTTTGTCGTGCAGAACGTAGGGACCGAAGCGTCCGATGCCTGCGTTGACCTTCTTGCCGGTCTCGGGATGCTCTCCCAGGAAACGGGGCAGACTCAGGTATTTCAGAGCCAGATCGAGGTCGACGTCATCCGGGTCTACGGTTTTGGGGATACTGACCCGTTTCGGCTTGGGACCGTCTTCGGTCACATCGCCCAACTGCAGGTACGGTCCAAAGGGGCCGTGCAACTTGTAAATGGGTGAATTTTCTTCGGGGTGCATCCCCAGTGCCTTGGGACCTTCGCTCTTCTGGCGAATCAGTTTCTGAGCCATTTCGTTGGTCAGGTCAGCCGGGGCGATGTTTTCTGGAATCGAAGCCGACACGGGCTCTTCCACATTTTCATCGGTAACGTACGGTCCGTAACGGCCGACACGCACTGCTGACTCGATGCCATCCAGGTCCAGCGTACAGATTTCGCGGGCATCGATGGTCTCTTCCTTGGTTTTGACCTGCTCGTCGAGCCCTTCCTTACCCCGGTAGAAGTGATTCAGATAAGGCAGACGATCCCCTTCGCCGACGGCGATGTCGTCCAGTTCCTGTTCCATCGCAGCGGTGAACTGCAGGTCGACCAGGTTCGGGAAGAACTTTTCCAGCAGTCGCGTGACTGCCAGCGCTGTGAAGGTTGGTACGAGCTGACTACCTGATTTGTTGACGTAGCCCCGGTCCTGAATAGTGCCAATGATGGAGGCGTAGGTACTCGGACGGCCAACCCCTTCACTTTCCAGCTTGCGGACAATCGTGGCTTCCGTGTACCGCGCGGGGGGCTTGGTTTCGTGTTTGAGTGGTTCGACCTGGCTGGGATCCAGCTTCTGATTTTCTTCCAGAGGCGGCAGCATGGATTCACTGTCGTCCAGTGCAGCTTCGGGATCGTCGACCCCTTCCACATAGGCACGGAAGAAACCGGGGAACTCGACATGGCGGCCGGTAGCCCGGAATTCAGCGTCGTCTGCTGTAATCGTAACGGTCTGGAAGCGGAGGCGGGCTTCTTCCATCTGGGTGGCCATCGTCCGTTTCCAGATCATGGCGTACAGCTTAGCCTGTTGTCCTTTGAGGTTCAGTTCCTCAGCGGTTTTCATCAGTTTACCGGCGGGACGGATCGCTTCGTGTGCTTCCTGTGCCCCCTTGGAACTGGTCTCGAAGCGGCGGATGTCCTGGCTGAGGTAATCCTGGCCGTAGAGATCTTCAATCCGCTGACGGGCACTCGTGATCGCTTCGTTGGAGAGGTTCACACTGTCAGTACGCATGTAAGTAATGTGACCGTCTTCGTAGAGCCGCTGAGCGACCTGCATGGTTTCCCGGGCCGACATGTTCAGCTTCCGGTTCCCCTCCTGTTGCAGGGTACTGGTGGTGAACGGTGCGGGAGGTTTGCGTGACTGCATCCGCTGTTCGACAGAGGTGACGGTCCAGTCCGATTTTTGAACGCGTTCCAGGAGTTCTTCGGTCTGCTGTTCGTTGAGCAGCAGGACATCGGCACCCTCTTTGAGTTTCCCAGTGGATTCGTCGAAGTCTTTACCACTGGCGACTTTCTTACCGCCGACGGTCATCAGCATCGATTCGAATTCGGCGCCTTCGTCCGTTTTGAGCAGGGCTTTCAAGTCCCAGTAGGTACCGCTGCGGAACGCCAGTCGTTCCAGTTCCCGCTGAACCAGAATACGAACTGCGACAGACTGCACGCGACCGGCGGAGAGTCCGCGGGAAACTTTTTTCCACAGCAGGGGACTCAGTGTAAACCCATACAGACGGTCCAGGACCCGGCGGGTCTCCTGTGCGGAAACCAGGTTCAGGTCAAGTTCACGTGGATTTTCGATGGCTTCCTTGATGGCTTCTTCGGTGATTTCCGAGAAAACCATGCGTTTTACAGGCACTTTGGGTTTGAGCAGCTCGGTGAGATGCCAGCCGATGCTCTCTCCTTCGCGGTCTTCGTCGGTCGCGAGAATCAGCTCTTCAGCGTCCTTTAAAGCATCTTTGAGTTCTTTGACCGTCTTCTTTTTTTCCTTGGGAACCAGGTAATACGGTTCGAATTCCGATTCAACATTGACCCCGAGGGTGGCCCATTTGTGTTTCTTCTTAAATTCGGAAGGAACATCGGAGGCTTTGGCAGGCAGGTCGCGCACGTGGCCCATACTGGCCAGTACCTTATAATCACTGCCTAAATAGCTGCCGATTTTCTTCGCCTTGGCAGGTGATTCCACGATCACCAAAGCTTTCAGCTTTTTCTTTGCCACCAGATCTATCCTTCCTGGAAAACCGACGTCAACCTTGTCACCAGAGCTCTCCCGGCTACAATACGCGGCTCAATGTACTTCTGACAGAGACTGTTCTGAATCGTTGCTGCGGATTCATTTGATCAATTTCATCCGGCAATCCATAACCGCGATAAAAGTCCCTGTCAAGCCTGTAATTATTTTTTCACAGCGGATCGTGATCCCCAAACGGGCTGTTTTCGGCGTAA
Proteins encoded in this window:
- a CDS encoding ATP-grasp domain-containing protein, encoding MNIRSTHSETDTAALLIVGASTRAAAASAVRAGVRPICVDQYGDQDLHAIARVIPRTSSSEDWLHELAPLAPMEWIFTGATENQRDLIAQISEQHALRGCDPDCLSRVRDPFFLETLLSENSIRMSPCRSVEAKPADAENWLLKPLNSAAGQGIQFMGERPWKNTPPGYFYLQRYQPGAPLSALYIAFPEAVVLVGVALQFCGNPALGAAAFQFCGGVTISPVPDSLRSDLKELGTTVARGCGIQGLFGCDLIGNPNDEEPLWLTEVNPRYTALTELFELQYRVPLMDWHLKACRSFVEDSVECFSAGEAQMELKRAEREPLQQIAKGILYAQRDRSAPEIRLSGISDDLYAIPESADLPYSDTFIPQGTPFCSVFGSGKNIRESLQVLAGRVNKYQRLLAPGESTEESGADPLTSPRTVKEPENPFFSGFSTSVPGGLSFLEESPD
- a CDS encoding enolase C-terminal domain-like protein translates to MAKSTDIKIVEAKFSTEQVPFRTPLKFGGRVMDSSVLLNVEVIVETRSGKQGIGIGSMPAGNIWAWPSSVVSPEDALKAMIEFLEEAVEIANICPEIAHPIDLMYHISAEYHFMAKKIAKKLGLAEEIPELAQLVASSPLDAAIHDGFGRANHINSYNGLSAEYMAHDLTEYLDDQFAGEYLDQYTLRDPKPTLPLYHLVGALDPITEADVAERIDDGLPETLGEWIKADGLTHLKIKLSGDNLDWDISRVIAVENEAAKAQAERGQDTWCYSLDFNEKCENVDYVLDFLNKVQEQSPAAFDRVQYIEQPTNRDLKANPENKMHEAAKIKPVVIDESLVDYESLLLSRDLGYSGVALKACKGQTESLFLGAAAQKFDMFLCVQDLTCCGYSFLHSASLAARIPTVAAIEGNGRQYCPGPNKKWSRSYPGMFKLTDGTVKTGELNGDGLGF
- a CDS encoding M50 family metallopeptidase; the protein is MLGNVAPTEFDLRFSIFGIPIRVHPLFWVVAAFMGWNPDDLKFTWIWIACVFVSILVHELGHAIMAKIFGWPPQIILYHFGGLAVYQPYSGLTTQRSIIISAAGPMAGFILFGIVWVFRYYSIRFGLWDGFSPQARGYIGLAFYDLIFINLYWGLINLAPVLPLDGGHICEDICKSVKRYRGDILALQISMVVAGGLAVYFFSQHMRYAGIMFALFGVFNFQMYQQRNRSW
- a CDS encoding reverse transcriptase family protein, which produces MGLFDFIRQLFGSPPDRSGQAAAPDPVPEPAPHEPPQKRRPVRLHPLRYPKRRPRTEYNIEEVPAPPYELARYGAMTGHYFDMTQDTDAAQLSRHELPQFATPLELAQWLEIPLGKLAWLTHRYNHSDGPEDVKESHYTYHWLPKRNGFRLIEAPRPFIKMAQQQIQQEILSRIPMHHSAHGFVSGHSPVTNARPHAGKRVVLKFDLENFYANVKFSRVVSIFRSLGYCREAALWLARLTTSAIPANLPFPDGTLRPLLPYLSRHLPQGAPTSPALANLSAYSLDVRLSGLARSFGADYTRYADDLTFSGSEAFLRSLKVFIPLVQQVIRSERFQVNLSKRRVIRNNQRQTVTGVVVNDHTNVSRKEFDRLKAILTNCIRQGPETQNREQHPDFANHLRGKIAHVQQLNPNRGQRLLHLYEQIRW
- a CDS encoding DNA topoisomerase I, whose amino-acid sequence is MLTPFDQIGFAVGGLIRILFKSISPYMKDLLKPVTRFLVGLIAIPIFHLFMHKVARVQEIDEELEKDLEQWFRGSLLLLAATANMEAALFGWVPMSLQGTEGWVLMGFRIMLAIGVIEAMPDQELFSIIHPGPPKLKLSKEYGILRELKEKWAAILKGILCQHINRSSPVFAILAAIAPGNVGWVCYGMAITQYLIIGLVTSRDRALDVLSEFDRQVNQRRRELIEEFDLDESEVEAADRKNCAEKLDSETTPAEADTDQSKASA
- the topA gene encoding type I DNA topoisomerase, with protein sequence MKALVIVESPAKAKKIGSYLGSDYKVLASMGHVRDLPAKASDVPSEFKKKHKWATLGVNVESEFEPYYLVPKEKKKTVKELKDALKDAEELILATDEDREGESIGWHLTELLKPKVPVKRMVFSEITEEAIKEAIENPRELDLNLVSAQETRRVLDRLYGFTLSPLLWKKVSRGLSAGRVQSVAVRILVQRELERLAFRSGTYWDLKALLKTDEGAEFESMLMTVGGKKVASGKDFDESTGKLKEGADVLLLNEQQTEELLERVQKSDWTVTSVEQRMQSRKPPAPFTTSTLQQEGNRKLNMSARETMQVAQRLYEDGHITYMRTDSVNLSNEAITSARQRIEDLYGQDYLSQDIRRFETSSKGAQEAHEAIRPAGKLMKTAEELNLKGQQAKLYAMIWKRTMATQMEEARLRFQTVTITADDAEFRATGRHVEFPGFFRAYVEGVDDPEAALDDSESMLPPLEENQKLDPSQVEPLKHETKPPARYTEATIVRKLESEGVGRPSTYASIIGTIQDRGYVNKSGSQLVPTFTALAVTRLLEKFFPNLVDLQFTAAMEQELDDIAVGEGDRLPYLNHFYRGKEGLDEQVKTKEETIDAREICTLDLDGIESAVRVGRYGPYVTDENVEEPVSASIPENIAPADLTNEMAQKLIRQKSEGPKALGMHPEENSPIYKLHGPFGPYLQLGDVTEDGPKPKRVSIPKTVDPDDVDLDLALKYLSLPRFLGEHPETGKKVNAGIGRFGPYVLHDKVYKSLTKDDDVLTIELDRAVELLKQARRRSAPTPIRDLGKHPEDEEQVAIFDGRYGPYVKHGKINATIPKEYEVENVTLEQAVEWLEAKAAKKGVKKKAKKATKKKTATKKSATKKTTKKAAAKKKTTKKKAAKKATKKKAAEKKEDDE